Proteins encoded within one genomic window of Mya arenaria isolate MELC-2E11 chromosome 13, ASM2691426v1:
- the LOC128215563 gene encoding carbohydrate sulfotransferase 9-like isoform X1: MSTFLVILSINRTSRTKKSLNADFGHQRIVAVAHKPVVKYSSVSFPEAASRMQERRRHLQKVCTTLKPKDKGYEGCYMPGENLYYVPSRNIVFCGIEKAGSTFWRRLLQIVGGGSTSESNPSLIEIGIAYLERGYVSLAKASVDEIQTIFRNSTSIVFVRDPYARLFSGWLDKLYNPNVYYWQTIGRTIKQYPSETSCGFDVHFPEFVDHISTLVLNGHCLDTHFSPNYQHCDPCMYDFDFVGFYETFKEDTMYIIDALNLTKEVTLNDFDRDAARDAINDAVDWVFYSKPYIHQCRVTFYCALFKVWNRLQSRGYIDSPFPYLTFGEAQNATAMDFKQKLLQSSLTMTAKRTKKIRHQAYQQAIGGLTKTQKAKVEKAFRKDFLLFKYRSGINSVSARYDMHGHEYFQDCPSMEN; encoded by the exons ATAAACAGGACCAGTAGGACAAAGAAATCGCTGAATGCAG ATTTTGGTCACCAACGGATTGTGGCTGTTGCACATAAACCGGTTGTGAAGTATTCCTCCGTGTCCTTT CCAGAAGCTGCAAGCAGAATGCAGGAAAGGAGACGCCATCTACAAAAAGTCTGTACTACGCTGAAACCCAAAGACAAAGGGTACGAGGGGTGTTATATGCCAGGAGAGAATCTCTATTATGTTCCATCCAGGAACATTGTTTTCTGTGGTATTGAGAAGGCAGGAAGCACGTTCTGGAGACGCCTTTTACAAATAGTTGGTGGAGGTAGTACAAGTGAGTCCAACCCGTCACTGATTGAGATAGGCATCGCCTACCTGGAGAGAGGCTATGTCTCATTGGCTAAAGCGTCTGTCGATGAGATTCAAACCATATTCAGAAACTCTACAAGCATTGTGTTTGTGCGGGATCCCTACGCAAGATTATTTTCAGGTTGGCTGGATAAACTGTATAATCCAAATGTTTATTACTGGCAAACCATTGGCAGAACGATAAAACAATATCCTAGTGAAACATCATGTGGTTTTGATGTGCACTTTCCAGAATTTGTTGATCATATTTCAACCCTTGTTTTAAATGGTCACTGTTTGGACACCCATTTTTCACCAAACTATCAACATTGTGATCCGTGCATgtatgattttgattttgttggGTTTTATGAAACGTTTAAAGAAGATACTATGTACATCATAGACGCCCTGAACCTAACAAAGGAAGTGACGTTAAATGACTTCGATCGGGACGCAGCGAGGGATGCAATTAATGACGCTGTGGACTGGGTCTTCTATTCGAAACCGTATATTCACCAGTGTAGAGTGACTTTCTACTGCGCGTTATTTAAGGTTTGGAATAGATTACAGAGTCGAGGGTACATTGATTCACCTTTCCCGTACCTCACTTTTGGTGAGGCTCAGAATGCAACTGCAATGGACTTTAAACAAAAGCTACTACAGTCCAGTTTAACGATGACGGCAAAAAGAACGAAGAAAATTCGCCACCAAGCGTACCAACAAGCGATAGGAGGACTCACTAAAACACAGAAAGCAAAAGTTGAAAAGGCATTTAGAAAAGATTTTctcttatttaaatatagaagtGGCATTAATAGTGTTTCTGCACGATATGATATGCACGGCCATGAGTATTTTCAGGACTGCCCATCTATGgaaaattaa
- the LOC128215563 gene encoding carbohydrate sulfotransferase 9-like isoform X2, protein MQERRRHLQKVCTTLKPKDKGYEGCYMPGENLYYVPSRNIVFCGIEKAGSTFWRRLLQIVGGGSTSESNPSLIEIGIAYLERGYVSLAKASVDEIQTIFRNSTSIVFVRDPYARLFSGWLDKLYNPNVYYWQTIGRTIKQYPSETSCGFDVHFPEFVDHISTLVLNGHCLDTHFSPNYQHCDPCMYDFDFVGFYETFKEDTMYIIDALNLTKEVTLNDFDRDAARDAINDAVDWVFYSKPYIHQCRVTFYCALFKVWNRLQSRGYIDSPFPYLTFGEAQNATAMDFKQKLLQSSLTMTAKRTKKIRHQAYQQAIGGLTKTQKAKVEKAFRKDFLLFKYRSGINSVSARYDMHGHEYFQDCPSMEN, encoded by the coding sequence ATGCAGGAAAGGAGACGCCATCTACAAAAAGTCTGTACTACGCTGAAACCCAAAGACAAAGGGTACGAGGGGTGTTATATGCCAGGAGAGAATCTCTATTATGTTCCATCCAGGAACATTGTTTTCTGTGGTATTGAGAAGGCAGGAAGCACGTTCTGGAGACGCCTTTTACAAATAGTTGGTGGAGGTAGTACAAGTGAGTCCAACCCGTCACTGATTGAGATAGGCATCGCCTACCTGGAGAGAGGCTATGTCTCATTGGCTAAAGCGTCTGTCGATGAGATTCAAACCATATTCAGAAACTCTACAAGCATTGTGTTTGTGCGGGATCCCTACGCAAGATTATTTTCAGGTTGGCTGGATAAACTGTATAATCCAAATGTTTATTACTGGCAAACCATTGGCAGAACGATAAAACAATATCCTAGTGAAACATCATGTGGTTTTGATGTGCACTTTCCAGAATTTGTTGATCATATTTCAACCCTTGTTTTAAATGGTCACTGTTTGGACACCCATTTTTCACCAAACTATCAACATTGTGATCCGTGCATgtatgattttgattttgttggGTTTTATGAAACGTTTAAAGAAGATACTATGTACATCATAGACGCCCTGAACCTAACAAAGGAAGTGACGTTAAATGACTTCGATCGGGACGCAGCGAGGGATGCAATTAATGACGCTGTGGACTGGGTCTTCTATTCGAAACCGTATATTCACCAGTGTAGAGTGACTTTCTACTGCGCGTTATTTAAGGTTTGGAATAGATTACAGAGTCGAGGGTACATTGATTCACCTTTCCCGTACCTCACTTTTGGTGAGGCTCAGAATGCAACTGCAATGGACTTTAAACAAAAGCTACTACAGTCCAGTTTAACGATGACGGCAAAAAGAACGAAGAAAATTCGCCACCAAGCGTACCAACAAGCGATAGGAGGACTCACTAAAACACAGAAAGCAAAAGTTGAAAAGGCATTTAGAAAAGATTTTctcttatttaaatatagaagtGGCATTAATAGTGTTTCTGCACGATATGATATGCACGGCCATGAGTATTTTCAGGACTGCCCATCTATGgaaaattaa